One segment of bacterium DNA contains the following:
- a CDS encoding thioredoxin domain-containing protein: MNSRSKILMILVMISGLVLVGQFALGPREVTPEFSGAKSPELPASTDSGSSDAEAASIKADIARKLAEGKKPNRLIKEKSPYLLQHAFNPVDWYPWGDEAFEKARKEDKPIFLSVGYSTCYWCHVMEREVFENEEIAKLMNDYVVSIKVDREERPDVDRVYMAAVQAMTGSGGWPMSLFLTPDLKPFFGGTYIPPTADYGRPAFPDLVTKIHEVWSADRKKITESSSQIGAYLQKISSPNIQATKVGKPALDQAFQTFVSSYDSTNAGFGSAPKFPRPVGFNFLLRYYSRTGQKKALEMALETLRRMANGGMYDHIGGGFHRYSTDELWHVPHFEKMLYDQAQLAISYLEAYQITHDPFFANVARDIFAYVKRDMTHKEGGFYSAEDAESAPDPSKLDEKEEGAFYTWTKKEIDGLLSPEEAKVFDYCHGVEEKSNVARDPQQEFVGENILYVPHSAEQTARQFDLTSPQIEKILASARQKLFQQRERRPHPHLDDKILTSWNGLMISAFARASQVLQDEQYRKGAEVAAQFILDRLYDPQKNELLHRYRDGEARFDAHLEDYAYFVQGLLDLYESTFNIHWLKTAIALTEDQNRLFYDSTSGGFYDISGTDKSILIRTKEWYDGAEPTGNSIAILNLLRLAQMTGNQKYQTMAGQSLAYFGQRLAQSGEAVPQFLVALDFSLSKPKQIIIAGKSDDPHTWELLQEVHSKFIPNKILLLADGAQGQQTLASYIPFIKNVTMMKGKATAYICENYTCKLPTSDRKTVAKLLTN; this comes from the coding sequence ATGAACAGTAGGAGTAAGATACTCATGATACTGGTGATGATTTCTGGTTTGGTCCTTGTAGGTCAATTTGCACTGGGACCCAGAGAAGTAACCCCGGAATTCTCCGGAGCAAAGTCGCCCGAGCTGCCCGCTTCCACCGATTCGGGATCATCTGATGCGGAAGCTGCAAGCATAAAAGCCGACATTGCGCGAAAGCTCGCAGAAGGCAAGAAGCCGAACCGGCTGATCAAGGAAAAAAGTCCGTATCTCCTTCAGCACGCATTCAATCCCGTGGACTGGTACCCGTGGGGAGACGAAGCTTTTGAGAAAGCGCGGAAGGAGGACAAGCCGATCTTCCTGTCCGTGGGTTATTCCACCTGCTATTGGTGCCACGTTATGGAACGCGAAGTCTTTGAAAATGAAGAGATTGCAAAACTGATGAATGACTATGTGGTTAGCATCAAAGTAGATCGGGAGGAACGGCCGGATGTGGACCGCGTTTACATGGCAGCGGTTCAAGCGATGACCGGAAGCGGCGGCTGGCCGATGTCGCTGTTCCTCACTCCCGACCTCAAACCTTTTTTCGGCGGGACCTACATTCCACCGACTGCCGATTACGGACGGCCCGCGTTCCCGGACCTGGTCACGAAAATTCATGAAGTCTGGTCTGCCGATCGAAAGAAAATTACAGAGTCCAGCAGCCAGATCGGCGCCTATTTGCAGAAGATTTCATCGCCGAACATCCAGGCAACCAAAGTTGGAAAGCCGGCGCTCGATCAGGCCTTTCAGACCTTCGTAAGCAGCTATGACTCTACAAACGCCGGGTTTGGCTCTGCGCCGAAGTTTCCGCGACCTGTTGGCTTCAATTTCCTTTTGCGCTATTACAGTAGAACCGGCCAGAAAAAAGCTTTGGAAATGGCACTCGAAACACTCAGAAGAATGGCAAACGGCGGAATGTACGATCATATTGGAGGCGGATTCCATCGCTACTCCACAGACGAACTCTGGCATGTCCCTCATTTTGAAAAAATGTTGTATGACCAGGCGCAGTTGGCGATCTCGTATCTCGAAGCGTACCAGATCACTCATGATCCATTTTTCGCAAATGTTGCACGCGATATCTTCGCCTACGTGAAGCGCGATATGACGCACAAGGAAGGAGGCTTTTATTCGGCAGAAGACGCCGAAAGCGCTCCGGATCCTTCCAAGCTCGATGAGAAAGAAGAGGGAGCTTTTTACACATGGACCAAAAAAGAGATTGACGGGCTTCTATCTCCGGAAGAAGCGAAAGTCTTTGACTACTGCCACGGAGTGGAAGAGAAGAGCAATGTCGCACGCGATCCGCAGCAGGAGTTTGTGGGGGAGAACATCTTGTATGTTCCCCATTCCGCTGAACAGACTGCCAGGCAATTCGATCTGACATCGCCGCAAATTGAAAAAATTCTGGCAAGCGCAAGACAGAAATTGTTTCAGCAAAGGGAGAGACGTCCTCATCCTCATTTGGACGACAAGATCTTAACTTCGTGGAACGGACTCATGATTTCTGCATTCGCCCGCGCCTCTCAAGTCCTGCAAGATGAACAATACCGGAAGGGCGCGGAGGTAGCAGCCCAATTCATTCTGGATAGGCTTTATGATCCCCAAAAGAATGAGCTGCTCCATCGCTATCGGGACGGCGAGGCGCGATTCGATGCGCATCTGGAGGATTACGCCTATTTTGTTCAAGGACTTCTGGACCTGTATGAAAGCACCTTCAATATTCATTGGTTGAAAACAGCCATCGCCCTGACTGAGGACCAAAATCGGCTGTTTTACGATTCGACTAGCGGCGGCTTTTACGACATCTCCGGAACCGACAAATCGATCCTGATCCGGACCAAGGAGTGGTACGATGGCGCCGAACCCACAGGCAATTCGATTGCAATTCTCAACTTGCTGCGTCTTGCACAAATGACCGGAAATCAGAAGTACCAAACCATGGCTGGACAATCGCTGGCCTATTTCGGCCAACGGTTGGCGCAAAGCGGAGAGGCGGTTCCGCAGTTTTTGGTGGCTCTTGATTTCAGCTTATCCAAGCCCAAGCAAATCATTATTGCCGGCAAATCCGATGATCCGCATACCTGGGAATTGCTGCAGGAAGTGCATTCGAAGTTCATTCCGAACAAGATCCTCTTGCTTGCAGATGGAGCGCAAGGCCAACAAACTCTAGCGTCCTACATACCCTTCATCAAGAACGTAACCATGATGAAAGGCAAAGCAACGGCCTATATCTGTGAAAATTATACCTGCAAACTTCCAACATCCGACCGTAAGACCGTTGCCAAGCTTTTGACAAATTAA
- a CDS encoding sigma-70 family RNA polymerase sigma factor encodes MEENSRHLRLISAGEDQSKFEDLLVRNFHSLYSFALRLTGSKDEAEELVQETSVKGYVAYPNLREKSKVKQWLLKILLNSYRNRVKKRKRQDNILDVELTEDLISSASVGAYDQGKVFGQLPDKEIEEALGKLPSAFRLVILLADVEGLSYQEIAEMLHCSAGTVASRLFRARQLLREYLEDYAKRWGLL; translated from the coding sequence TTCGCGACACCTTCGTCTGATATCCGCAGGCGAAGATCAATCAAAATTCGAGGATCTTCTCGTAAGGAATTTCCATAGTCTCTATTCCTTTGCGCTGCGATTAACGGGCTCAAAGGATGAAGCCGAAGAATTGGTCCAGGAAACCAGCGTGAAAGGTTACGTAGCTTATCCCAACCTTAGAGAGAAGTCGAAAGTAAAGCAATGGCTTTTGAAAATCTTGCTGAACTCTTACAGAAATAGAGTAAAGAAACGAAAGCGTCAAGACAACATCCTTGACGTCGAACTAACCGAGGATCTGATCAGTTCAGCATCTGTTGGGGCTTATGATCAAGGAAAAGTTTTCGGTCAGTTGCCGGACAAAGAAATTGAAGAAGCTCTCGGCAAGCTTCCTTCGGCTTTCCGCCTGGTGATCTTGCTTGCAGATGTAGAAGGACTGAGTTACCAGGAAATTGCGGAAATGCTCCACTGTTCCGCGGGGACGGTCGCTTCACGACTCTTCCGGGCGCGTCAGTTGTTGCGCGAGTACCTGGAGGATTACGCCAAGCGATGGGGATTGCTCTAG
- a CDS encoding transglutaminase domain-containing protein, producing the protein MRIFLVSTILVILVLSVVLDSRDKEDPAHRTIQATYTANVEPIPQNTESLRVWVPVPSETSYQSIKALQIKSPYPAHLRHDPEFGNTYLYLEVPEPRLDTLTIQAKFQVDRRKVTNKILDSADGWDEAPAPLSQFLRAERLVTLSPRIRALAAKITEGMNTVEAKTKAIYDYVLRNVTYDKSVPGWGNGDTERVCIVGKGNCTDFHSLFISLARASGIPARFIIGFPVPEPVQGTVAGYHCWAEFYLAGHGWVPVDPSDASKSNDSARRNYLFGNLDPDRIQFTVGRDIRLDPLQSGEPLNYFIYPYAEADGKPITSTRMQLDYVNLPQLPKYN; encoded by the coding sequence ATGCGTATTTTCCTAGTGTCTACAATATTAGTAATATTGGTTTTGAGCGTTGTTCTGGACTCGCGCGACAAAGAAGATCCGGCTCATAGAACGATTCAGGCTACGTATACCGCGAACGTCGAGCCGATTCCGCAAAATACAGAAAGTCTTCGGGTTTGGGTTCCCGTCCCCAGCGAGACATCTTACCAGTCTATCAAGGCTCTCCAGATTAAAAGCCCGTATCCGGCGCATCTTCGCCACGATCCAGAATTTGGAAACACATATTTATATCTGGAAGTTCCGGAACCGCGGTTGGATACACTGACCATTCAAGCAAAGTTCCAGGTAGACCGAAGGAAGGTTACCAATAAAATACTAGACTCCGCGGATGGTTGGGACGAGGCTCCGGCGCCCTTGAGCCAGTTCTTGCGTGCGGAACGGTTGGTCACTCTGTCTCCTCGCATACGGGCCCTTGCTGCGAAGATTACTGAGGGAATGAACACTGTGGAGGCGAAAACAAAAGCGATCTATGATTACGTGCTCCGGAATGTAACGTATGATAAGTCTGTGCCCGGCTGGGGGAACGGCGACACGGAAAGGGTGTGCATCGTGGGCAAGGGGAATTGCACGGATTTCCATTCGTTGTTTATTTCCCTGGCTCGAGCTTCCGGAATCCCGGCACGGTTCATCATTGGGTTCCCGGTCCCCGAACCAGTCCAAGGGACCGTCGCTGGATATCATTGCTGGGCCGAGTTCTATCTTGCGGGACATGGTTGGGTACCGGTGGATCCTTCCGATGCCTCAAAATCAAATGATTCTGCCAGACGAAACTATTTATTCGGCAACCTTGACCCGGATCGGATTCAGTTTACTGTAGGAAGAGATATCCGATTGGATCCCCTCCAGTCCGGCGAACCCTTGAACTATTTCATCTATCCCTACGCAGAAGCAGACGGGAAACCAATTACGTCCACAAGGATGCAATTGGATTATGTCAATCTCCCGCAGCTTCCTAAATACAACTAA
- a CDS encoding PQQ-like beta-propeller repeat protein: MKRNSLWNSPPFLIACVLILISIIYIPEVSSVDGVSPTAEDDRANAAHYWPQWRGPLGIGVAPSADPPLEWSEKKNIRWKVKLPGKGHSTPVIWGDRIFLTAAIPYGDPISPRFTRPGSHDDLALVTRQRFVVLAVNRRDGKILWQRTVREDTPFEGGHYSGSFASASAVTDGRHVYAFFGSYGLYCLDLEGKLKWQTDLGDMHTLHGHGEGSSPALYSDTLIVNWDHEGSSFVIALDKRTGKQRWKMSRDEITSWSTPLVIEQNGRPQVIISATNRIRGYDLASGRLIWECGGLSHNVIASPVAARGIVYAGSSYEKRAMLAIRLDGAKGDITGTKQIVWSRDRDTPYVPSLLLYNDKLYFLKHYQGILSCLKAKTGDTIYGPVRLPGIYNVYSSPVGAAGRVYITSMEGSTIVLKHGAKPEVLALNVLDDNFNASPALVGNELFLRGEQYLYCIAGK; the protein is encoded by the coding sequence ATGAAACGGAATTCGTTGTGGAACTCACCTCCTTTCTTGATTGCGTGTGTATTGATACTGATCAGCATCATTTATATTCCGGAAGTTTCGTCTGTTGACGGTGTTTCGCCTACAGCCGAAGACGACCGAGCAAACGCAGCTCACTACTGGCCTCAGTGGCGAGGCCCCCTAGGTATTGGCGTCGCGCCATCTGCCGACCCTCCTTTGGAATGGAGCGAAAAGAAGAATATCCGTTGGAAAGTGAAACTCCCGGGCAAAGGGCACTCCACACCAGTCATCTGGGGCGATCGCATTTTCCTTACCGCAGCGATACCTTATGGTGACCCCATAAGCCCGCGTTTTACCCGTCCGGGATCTCACGATGATTTAGCGTTGGTTACTCGGCAGAGGTTCGTAGTCTTGGCTGTCAACCGCCGCGACGGCAAGATCCTTTGGCAGCGAACGGTACGCGAAGATACCCCATTCGAGGGAGGTCACTACAGCGGAAGTTTTGCATCCGCTTCCGCAGTAACGGATGGCCGGCACGTGTATGCCTTCTTCGGTTCCTACGGTCTTTATTGTCTTGACCTGGAGGGTAAACTGAAGTGGCAAACAGACCTCGGCGACATGCATACGCTGCACGGTCACGGCGAAGGCAGTTCTCCTGCGCTCTACAGCGACACTTTGATCGTCAATTGGGATCATGAGGGATCTTCATTCGTGATCGCCCTGGACAAACGTACCGGCAAACAGCGCTGGAAGATGTCGCGGGATGAGATCACATCATGGTCTACTCCGCTTGTGATCGAACAGAACGGTAGGCCACAAGTCATCATCAGCGCAACCAATCGCATCCGCGGCTACGATCTAGCGAGCGGTCGGCTCATCTGGGAATGCGGTGGGCTATCGCACAACGTTATTGCATCCCCGGTGGCCGCAAGGGGTATTGTCTACGCCGGCTCGAGTTATGAAAAGCGGGCAATGCTGGCCATACGCCTTGATGGCGCCAAAGGTGATATTACCGGTACGAAGCAAATTGTCTGGTCCCGAGATCGGGACACTCCGTATGTGCCCTCGCTGCTTCTTTATAACGACAAGCTGTATTTCCTCAAACACTACCAGGGGATTCTTTCCTGCCTGAAGGCAAAAACCGGCGACACGATCTACGGTCCGGTTCGGTTGCCGGGCATCTACAACGTCTACTCCTCGCCTGTAGGCGCCGCGGGTCGTGTGTACATTACTTCTATGGAAGGATCCACGATCGTTCTAAAACACGGCGCCAAACCGGAGGTCCTGGCTCTGAACGTACTCGATGACAACTTTAACGCTTCGCCGGCTCTAGTAGGAAATGAATTGTTTCTCCGGGGTGAGCAGTATCTTTACTGCATCGCGGGAAAGTGA